The DNA window GTCTCTCAATTGGATTGGCTCAGTGGAATGACCGAGGCAGCGTTGAAGCATCGGCTAAGGTGTGGCGTTATACTGGGGAGAAGTGGTCTCGCCAGAGTGAAGAACTTCCCCTTACCCGTGCACTTGACTTGGCAATCCTGATATGTAGGACCAATCTGTATTTTCAGGATGCGTATCGATTTCCTAAGTTCTACGATCCAGATCAAGAGACCATTGACCGTATTGGGCTGCAGGGGGACGCTATGAGCGTCGAGGTTTGCACAGATAATCCAATGATTGATACCGATATTCGTCTACTCAATGATGCCCTATCGCAGGAAGGAGAACGACTTGGTGAGCGGTTTCGTGTGCTTGCAGATATGTTGAAGCAGATGGGGTACTGAGACAGCTTGCGCCCAGATACAGTGGATGATACCATGAAATTGTGAGGGAGGATCTATGTCAGACTATATGAACGGAACAGGTAT is part of the uncultured Sphaerochaeta sp. genome and encodes:
- a CDS encoding DUF6530 family protein gives rise to the protein MKIPTSLKHKPVIVVPNYEHVDGKQANESDAKGLSIGLAQWNDRGSVEASAKVWRYTGEKWSRQSEELPLTRALDLAILICRTNLYFQDAYRFPKFYDPDQETIDRIGLQGDAMSVEVCTDNPMIDTDIRLLNDALSQEGERLGERFRVLADMLKQMGY